The window AGAACAAAGGCCCCTTAAGACGGTGAGGCAAAACGAACGACCATGACCGAAGTGTTGTCCGTGCTGAACTCGTTGAGTGCGTGTTTCAACAGCTCCTGCGAGGCGACTTGCGGATCTTGTACATCACGAACCAGGTCAACCGCCTCTTGATCCTCGATTACATCCCAAAGCTGTGAAGAAAGAGGAGAGCTGGAAGGGTCAGCTTCATTCACAACGCAGAAGTGAACAGTGGCCAGATGCACTTACTCCATCACAGGCAATGATAAGGAAGCTGTCTTCGTTGCCGAGAACAGTCTCTGTTGTATATGGCGATCCTACGACGAATTCTTTCATCGCTGAGTCCCCCAATGATCGTGTGACAGCAAGGACGCCGTTGACGCGGGCATTCATCACAAATCCGCCAGCGTCCGTGATTCGCTTTGCTTCCTGTGCGTCCGAGCCCTTGTGATCGTAAGTGAGGCGGATCGCTTTACCGCCACGACTGTAGGTTGCAGTCAGATCAGGGAAAGAGAATGGTGGTTAAGTTGTCAAGAATGCCATGTACTTATGAGGTTGCGCCGTTCGCATGAGTAGCTCTACCTACCAGAGAACTGCCCTCGCGTCTCCAACGTTGGCTGTGTAGAGCACTCTCCTagacgatggcgatgagTTGCGCTCGTTCTTGGGGTCTGATGAATCAAAGCGTTTTGATAGCTTGCCCCAAAGACCATCGCCGGATGTACGCTCGCTCGAATGCTCTGGACGGGTCGCTTCTTCATGAGCATGGCCGTCCGGCCCAGTACTTGCCCGTCCGCCCACTTTGAGAGGTTGACCGGACTCATCCTCCAATCTCAGAAAAGCGATAGCTGCCGTGCATCCGCTGGATGAGCCTTGCTGACTTGCAAGATTCGCGAGCTCCCTGTCGACGCTGTGGAATGTCAAGTTGAGCGAATCTGGTAC of the Mycosarcoma maydis chromosome 2, whole genome shotgun sequence genome contains:
- a CDS encoding type 2C protein phosphatase PTC1 (related to phosphoprotein phosphatase 2C) codes for the protein MSAREKRSGDAESTPVTVADGVHTHGVLNQHPNASPSAVAGEVANGSSAGSKADLSFRVGISEDSNKRWRRAMEDAHAFVYDFAGVHGQGFFGIFDGHAGKDAAEWCGQNFHKSLLKTLELNPDKPVPDSLNLTFHSVDRELANLASQQGSSSGCTAAIAFLRLEDESGQPLKVGGRASTGPDGHAHEEATRPEHSSERTSGDGLWGKLSKRFDSSDPKNERNSSPSSRRVLYTANVGDARAVLCRGGKAIRLTYDHKGSDAQEAKRITDAGGFVMNARVNGVLAVTRSLGDSAMKEFVVGSPYTTETVLGNEDSFLIIACDGLWDVIEDQEAVDLVRDVQDPQVASQELLKHALNEFSTDNTSVMVVRFASPS